GCTCTAGTAAATCATTCTTTTTCTGAGCATCCATTTTTTCGATTGAAACACCTAAAACACATCGATTGCCTTGCATGCGCTGCCAAATAACATTTCCTTCCAATGAGAATTTCTCATCGGTTTCCCAACCAGGAGTAATCTCCATTTGAACTGTTTTTGAATCTTTCATATCAAAGTCTTCTGTTTCAATGGATATTCCCTGACGAGAGAAATCTTGCGTTCGCGCCACAACACAACTGCTCGGCGAACGATCAAATGTGACATCCGCACGGCCAGGAAGATTAAATCTAAGACATCGTCTTTTTTCTATATCCATAACAGAATCCTTTCGCTTAAATCTTTTTAAACAGCAACTGGAATTTCGTCTACCTTTTGGACTTCTTTTTCGTCATCAGCCAAACGGACTGAAACAATTTTTGAAACCCCGCGCTCCTGCATCGTAATGCCGTACATAACGTTTGCGCA
Above is a window of Candidatus Omnitrophota bacterium DNA encoding:
- a CDS encoding PilZ domain-containing protein gives rise to the protein MDIEKRRCLRFNLPGRADVTFDRSPSSCVVARTQDFSRQGISIETEDFDMKDSKTVQMEITPGWETDEKFSLEGNVIWQRMQGNRCVLGVSIEKMDAQKKNDLLERSYYLWQTISNLK